The DNA sequence TAAAAGCCATCCGCCATGGACCCTCGCGCATGCAGCAGGGCGCCGTCGTCGACCGCGCGCAGCGTGGCGCAGGCCGCAGCGTCTTCGACGACATGGTCGGGATAGCCGTCCAGCCACGACCGTCGCAGCAGCGCGGCTTTGTCGATGTCATTGATGAATCGGTTCGGCATGGCGATTGTCAAAAAGTTGACAGTATTGTGCGGCGCAGGCCGCCGATACTGCTTAAGCCTGTGTCCCTTGTTCAGGCAAACTTGATCTGAAATAAATCTTTAGGATGCATGTATTCTGACAGAGAAGAGGAGACCCCATATGAATGCGCCAGAAAAGCTGTCGATCCCGTCATTGAAGGAGCGCGTCTCTGCCGAGGAATGGCAGGCGCGCGTCGATCTCGCCGCGTGTTATCGCCTGGTGGCGGACTTCGGCTGGAGCGATCTGGTTTTTACCCACATCACCGCCCGCGTGCCTGGCGTCGACAACCAGTTCCTCATCAACCCATACGGCATGATGTTCGACGAGATTACCGCATCGTCACTGGTGAAAATCGACCTCCATGGCAACAAGATCGAGGAATCACCGTTTCCGGTCAATCCCGCCGGCTTCACGATCCATTCCGCCATCCACGCGGCGCGGCATGACGCGCAGTGCGTGTTGCATGCCCATAGTATCAACGGCGTGGCGGTATCGGCGCAAAAGGAAGGCGTGCTGCCCATCTCGCAGCAATCGATTTTTGTGCTGTCGAGCCTGGCCTATCACGACTATGAAGGCGTGGCCTTGAATGCCGATGAGAAGCCCCGCCTGGTGGCGGATCTTGGAGATAAAAGCTATTTGATGTTACGCAACCACGGTTTGTTAACATTAGGAAAAACAGTTGCCGATGCGTTCCTTAACATGTATATCTTCGAATCGGCATGCATGATCCAGATCCGCGCCCAGTCCGGCGGCGGCGAGTTGGTCCGGATTCCGGAACCGATCATCCGCGGCGCCCAGCAACAGGCGAAAAGCGTGACCAAGTCGCAGGGCGGCATGCTGGCATGGCCGGGACTGCTGCGCCGCCTGGACCGGATCGATCCCTCCTACCGCACCTGATACAAGGAGAAGACATGGATACGAACATCAAGGCGCACGCCACCTTCCGCGACATGCAGGACAGTACGGCGGAAGACTGGAAAATCATCGCGGACGAATTCAGGCCGTACGCCGCGGCCTTGCCGGATCGCGTGCTGGCGCACCTGCGCCTGCTGGAAGGCGACTGCGGCGGCTTTCCGGTGGACCGGTTGACGCATAGCCTGCAAACAGCCACGCGCGCATGGCGCGACGGGCGCGATGAAGAATACGTGGTGTGCGCGCTGCTGCATGACATTGGCGACACCCTCGGCAGCTTCAATCACCCGGATATCGCGGCCGCGATCCTGAAGCCGTTCGTCAGCCCGGAGAACCTGGCGATGGTAGAAAAGCACGGGATCTTCCAGGGCTATTACTTTTTCCATCATCTCGGCATGGACCGCAACCTGCGGGATCAGTTCGCAGGGCAGGCGCTGTATGACGAGACGGTCGCGTTTTGCGAAAAGTATGACGCGCCTGCATTCGATCCCGAGTATGACACGCTGCCGCTGGCATTTTTCGAACCGATGCTGCGCCGCGTAATGGCGCGGCCAAAGAACACGATCTATAAGGCTGTGTCCTAGAGAAAAGTCAAACCGATGATATTTGTGCAGTGCGCAATCGAAAAACGTTGACGCTTTTAGTACGGTCGTTCAAAAATCATGACTTGAATTAGTGGAAATATTCTAATATTCAAAAAACAATTCGGAGACACCATGGCGCAATACACCAAGAGCCCCTTGATGGGCCAGATGATGAGCCAGCCCTTGCTCATTTCGAGCCTGATCCAGCACGCGGACCGCTATTTCGGTGACAGTGAAATCGTCTCGCGCCGCGTGGAAGGCGACATCCACCGCTATACCTACCGCGATTGCCATGCACGTGCCCGCCGCATGGCCAATGCGCTCGGCAAGCTCGGCGTACAGATGGGCGACCGCGTGGCGACGCTGGCGTGGAACGGCTACCGCCACATGGAGTTGTACTACGCCATTTCCGGCTCCGGCGCTGTCATGCACACGATTAATCCGCGCCTGCATCCGGAACAGATCGCCTACATCGTCAACCACGCCGAGGACCAGTACCTGTTCTTCGACATGACGTTTCTGCCGCTGGTCGAGGCGTTTGCGGCGCATTGTGGAACCGTCCGGGGTTTCGTGATGATGTGCGATCGCGAATGCATGCCACAGCAGAGCAAGGTGCCGAACCTGATGTGTTACGAGGACCTGATTGCCGAAAATTCGGACCGGTACGACTGGCCCCTGTTCGACGAAAACTCGGCTTCCAGCCTGTGCTACACCTCCGGCACGACGGGCAACCCGAAGGGCGCGCTGTACTCGCACCGCTCGACGGTGCTGCATTCCTTTGCATCGGTCATGCCCGATGCGCTCAACGTGTCGTCGCGCGACGTGGTGCTGCCGGTGGTGCCGATGTTCCACGTGAATGCGTGGGGCTTGCCGTACTCGGTGCCGATGGTCGGCGCCAAGATGGTGTTCCCTGGGCCGGCGCTGGACGGCAAGTCGATCTATGAATTGTTCGAACAGGAGAAGGTGACGTTCTCCGCCGGCGTGCCGACCGTGTGGCTAGGCTTGCTGACCTATGTCGGACAGAACAATCTGAAGTTTTCGACTTTCCGGCGTACCGTGATCGGCGGATCGGCCTGCCCGCCGGCGATGATGAAGACCTTCCGCCACCAATATAACGTCGAGGTGGTGCATGCCTGGGGCATGACGGAGATGTCGCCGCTCGGCACCACATGCACGCTGCAAAGCAAGCATGCCGATCTGCCGGAGGATCAGAAGCAGGCAATCCTGGAGAAGCAGGGGCACGCCATCTACGGCGTCGACATGAAGATCGTCGACGACTCTGGCAAGGAGTTGCCGTGGGACGGCAAGACTTACGGCAATCTGCTGGTCAAGGGGCCGTGGATTATCAACAGCTATTTCAAGGCTGAGAGCGGCGACGTCCTGCAGGACGGCTGGTTCCCGACCGGCGACGTCGCGACCATCAGCCCGGACGGCTACATGCAGATCACCGACCGCAGCAAGGATGTGATCAAGTCAGGCGGCGAGTGGATCGGCACCATCGACCTCGAAAACATCGCGGCCGGGCATCCGGCGGTGCAGCAGGCCGCCTGCATCGGCGTATTTCATCCGAAATGGGACGAGCGACCGTTGCTGGTAGTGGTAAAGAAGCCGGACGCGGACCTCAGCAAGGAAGAGCTGATCAGGTTTTTCGAGGGAAAAATCGCCAAGTGGTGGACGCCCGACGACGTGGTGTTCGTCGACGCGCTGCCGATCGGCGCGACCGGGAAAGTTTTGAAAAACAGGATACGCGAGCAGTTCAAGGAGTACAGGCTGCCGACGGCCTGATGGGATTGAATAATATAAGAAGCCGAAAAGCCGAAGTTCCGACAACACACCCTGATATAAGGAAGAGACAAATGATGAAAAAAATCCGCCCCGTCCTGCTGACCCTTTCGATTGCGGCAGCCTTTTCAGCGCCTGCCGCGCAGGCGGAGCACGTGAAGATTGCCATGATCGATACGCTGTCGGGGGCCTTCGCCCC is a window from the Noviherbaspirillum sp. UKPF54 genome containing:
- a CDS encoding class II aldolase/adducin family protein, with product MNAPEKLSIPSLKERVSAEEWQARVDLAACYRLVADFGWSDLVFTHITARVPGVDNQFLINPYGMMFDEITASSLVKIDLHGNKIEESPFPVNPAGFTIHSAIHAARHDAQCVLHAHSINGVAVSAQKEGVLPISQQSIFVLSSLAYHDYEGVALNADEKPRLVADLGDKSYLMLRNHGLLTLGKTVADAFLNMYIFESACMIQIRAQSGGGELVRIPEPIIRGAQQQAKSVTKSQGGMLAWPGLLRRLDRIDPSYRT
- a CDS encoding HD domain-containing protein, whose product is MDTNIKAHATFRDMQDSTAEDWKIIADEFRPYAAALPDRVLAHLRLLEGDCGGFPVDRLTHSLQTATRAWRDGRDEEYVVCALLHDIGDTLGSFNHPDIAAAILKPFVSPENLAMVEKHGIFQGYYFFHHLGMDRNLRDQFAGQALYDETVAFCEKYDAPAFDPEYDTLPLAFFEPMLRRVMARPKNTIYKAVS
- a CDS encoding 3-(methylthio)propionyl-CoA ligase, translating into MAQYTKSPLMGQMMSQPLLISSLIQHADRYFGDSEIVSRRVEGDIHRYTYRDCHARARRMANALGKLGVQMGDRVATLAWNGYRHMELYYAISGSGAVMHTINPRLHPEQIAYIVNHAEDQYLFFDMTFLPLVEAFAAHCGTVRGFVMMCDRECMPQQSKVPNLMCYEDLIAENSDRYDWPLFDENSASSLCYTSGTTGNPKGALYSHRSTVLHSFASVMPDALNVSSRDVVLPVVPMFHVNAWGLPYSVPMVGAKMVFPGPALDGKSIYELFEQEKVTFSAGVPTVWLGLLTYVGQNNLKFSTFRRTVIGGSACPPAMMKTFRHQYNVEVVHAWGMTEMSPLGTTCTLQSKHADLPEDQKQAILEKQGHAIYGVDMKIVDDSGKELPWDGKTYGNLLVKGPWIINSYFKAESGDVLQDGWFPTGDVATISPDGYMQITDRSKDVIKSGGEWIGTIDLENIAAGHPAVQQAACIGVFHPKWDERPLLVVVKKPDADLSKEELIRFFEGKIAKWWTPDDVVFVDALPIGATGKVLKNRIREQFKEYRLPTA